The Bacillus carboniphilus genome contains a region encoding:
- a CDS encoding sulfotransferase family 2 domain-containing protein — MNKPLFSNNLPFLFLCSAKCGSTSLTKWYIAQMGQLGVVKSPNYYRYLTVNQDEVIKSLQKEEKKVYKLTRKPYSRMVSCFFHIIRHPVLWEETGINGEKGLSFIKFLNELSKKDLRRGVANGHIAHQYIEGEKWLIDQYITLENLSSELRQIEIMHNLKHVPIEDLNNRIKYGDSEKEIDENLSDTVFEKDQVTKEIKIFSHKAFYSKEAKELVDHLYSIDFERYNYKKNLV, encoded by the coding sequence ATGAATAAACCACTATTCTCTAACAATTTACCTTTCCTTTTTCTTTGTAGTGCAAAATGTGGTTCAACAAGTTTAACGAAATGGTATATTGCTCAAATGGGACAATTGGGGGTTGTGAAATCTCCAAATTATTATCGTTATTTAACAGTCAATCAAGATGAAGTGATAAAGAGTTTACAAAAAGAAGAGAAAAAGGTATATAAATTAACTCGCAAACCTTATTCCAGAATGGTCAGTTGTTTTTTTCATATTATTAGGCACCCTGTATTATGGGAGGAAACAGGCATTAACGGAGAAAAGGGTCTTTCATTTATAAAATTTCTGAATGAGCTTTCAAAGAAAGATTTAAGACGTGGAGTAGCTAATGGACATATTGCCCACCAATATATTGAGGGTGAAAAATGGTTGATAGATCAGTATATAACCTTAGAAAACTTATCAAGTGAGCTGCGCCAAATTGAGATTATGCACAACTTGAAACATGTTCCTATTGAAGATTTAAATAATAGAATTAAATATGGAGACAGCGAAAAAGAAATAGATGAAAACCTTTCAGATACTGTTTTTGAAAAGGATCAAGTAACAAAAGAGATCAAGATTTTTAGTCATAAAGCCTTTTACAGTAAAGAGGCAAAAGAACTAGTCGATCATTTATATAGTATTGATTTCGAAAGGTACAATTATAAAAAGAACTTAGTTTAG
- a CDS encoding SDR family oxidoreductase: MKKILVAGATGYLGRYLVKSFKEKGYYVRVLVRDEQKLSKQGSFLEPKVNEYVDEVFIGDVTKPESIKGVCHGMDMVCSSIGLTRQKGKQSFHEVDYLGNLHLLLEAKSAKVEKFMYIHVFGAEKVNNPLIQKKSSFVNRLKESTINYVIIKPTGYFSDISEILKMAQRGRVFLIGDGKKKIKSYSRC; the protein is encoded by the coding sequence ATGAAAAAAATCCTAGTTGCTGGTGCTACTGGATACTTAGGAAGGTATTTAGTTAAATCGTTTAAGGAGAAGGGGTACTATGTGCGAGTGTTAGTAAGGGATGAACAAAAGTTATCGAAACAGGGTTCTTTTTTGGAGCCAAAAGTGAACGAGTATGTAGACGAAGTTTTTATCGGTGATGTGACAAAACCTGAATCGATAAAAGGAGTTTGTCATGGAATGGACATGGTTTGCTCCTCTATAGGCTTAACAAGACAGAAAGGTAAACAATCTTTTCACGAGGTAGACTACTTAGGAAATCTTCATTTATTACTTGAAGCAAAATCGGCAAAAGTTGAAAAATTTATGTATATACATGTATTTGGAGCTGAAAAAGTAAACAATCCACTTATTCAAAAAAAATCTTCCTTTGTTAACAGGTTAAAAGAATCAACGATTAATTATGTCATTATTAAACCAACAGGGTATTTTTCTGACATCAGTGAAATTTTAAAGATGGCTCAGAGAGGAAGAGTTTTTTTAATCGGTGATGGCAAAAAAAAAATTAAATCCTATTCACGGTGCTGA
- a CDS encoding TetR/AcrR family transcriptional regulator: protein MVTQKGEKTKEQIMKATVSFIMNNGIENIGINKVIKEAHVSKGSFYHYFSNINDLMKEVAIYTFENTLSGFYIHETDTVEDLVRGLGEYIYHSVQVDKGRYYILFLCISKSFFDDGLKESFQSIFRQLVQENLVAKQIMKINHDEKKETVIKKLQGLDMIALGFIIHCQLFDGDQEHLLSVWSKITRDLYTD from the coding sequence TTGGTCACCCAAAAAGGTGAAAAAACGAAAGAACAAATAATGAAAGCAACCGTATCGTTTATTATGAATAATGGAATTGAAAACATTGGGATTAACAAAGTAATAAAAGAAGCTCATGTTAGTAAGGGGAGCTTTTATCATTACTTTTCAAATATAAATGATTTAATGAAGGAAGTAGCGATTTATACATTTGAAAATACTTTGAGTGGTTTTTATATTCATGAGACGGATACGGTTGAAGACCTTGTCAGAGGTTTGGGGGAGTATATTTATCATTCTGTCCAGGTTGATAAAGGAAGATATTATATCCTTTTTCTATGTATTAGCAAAAGTTTTTTTGATGATGGTTTAAAGGAGTCTTTCCAATCAATCTTCAGACAATTGGTACAAGAAAATTTGGTTGCAAAGCAAATAATGAAAATAAACCATGATGAAAAGAAAGAAACGGTTATAAAAAAGCTACAAGGTTTAGATATGATTGCGTTAGGTTTTATCATTCATTGCCAATTATTTGATGGTGACCAAGAGCATCTACTATCTGTTTGGAGCAAAATAACAAGAGATCTATATACGGACTAA